One region of Arthrobacter sp. StoSoilB22 genomic DNA includes:
- a CDS encoding phosphatase PAP2 family protein, with protein MIRVLHPRPRPGWQLVTPGVLLLCAFAVPGVLIMAGPGEPAFNRADTGWQSYAFSLHSPFWDQVNAVLNWAGYAGMLFFHAVLAASLLIWRRPKAAIFAAASGLSVLALTQLAKAVVGRDRPEGARVLTDTGSYPSGHVSATTAFLLVTTLLIGRWWMAVIAALGVIAMMMSRTYLSAHWLSDVLGGACLAAGTVLLMWWYFRDTCIKENELADGRTIWSAKASQRRQEAEQAK; from the coding sequence ATGATTCGTGTACTCCATCCACGTCCGCGCCCCGGCTGGCAGCTGGTCACCCCCGGAGTACTCCTGCTGTGCGCCTTTGCAGTTCCCGGGGTGTTGATCATGGCAGGGCCAGGCGAGCCGGCCTTCAACCGGGCGGACACCGGCTGGCAATCCTACGCCTTCAGCCTGCACTCCCCGTTCTGGGATCAGGTGAACGCAGTCCTCAATTGGGCAGGGTATGCCGGGATGCTTTTCTTCCACGCGGTGCTGGCTGCGTCGCTCCTGATATGGCGCCGACCCAAAGCAGCCATCTTCGCGGCTGCAAGCGGCCTTTCCGTACTGGCGCTGACGCAGCTGGCGAAAGCCGTGGTGGGCAGGGACCGGCCAGAGGGGGCCAGGGTTCTCACCGATACAGGTTCATACCCCTCAGGGCATGTATCTGCAACCACGGCGTTCCTCCTGGTGACCACGTTGCTGATCGGACGCTGGTGGATGGCAGTGATCGCCGCCCTTGGCGTGATCGCCATGATGATGAGTCGCACTTACCTCTCGGCCCACTGGCTCAGTGATGTCCTGGGCGGGGCGTGCCTTGCCGCCGGCACTGTGCTCCTCATGTGGTGGTACTTCCGAGACACATGCATTAAGGAGAATGAGCTGGCAGACGGGCGCACTATTTGGTCGGCAAAGGCTTCGCAACGCCGGCAAGAAGCAGAGCAAGCAAAATAG
- a CDS encoding histidine kinase → MTEAPQMKDVSATTADASFAEIAQRRRGRIRRYFFKRPRAMDAVVILCYVLLALPTIIPSAVDGKWLVVVILLLIASALFFRRRFPLQVVLAVALLEIAATILNPWGSNVSAGLWFALYAVAALRRRALTLVVFAAASLPLSLLYLFMWTSPSQMDNLQDVPENFHLINNIATAVTIMLSNLLATGIGISVRQRREHEAEIAAWAARTTQLGKVTERNRIAREMHDVVAHSLTVMISLSDGAAVVVKKDPQRAGDVLGELSRTGRAALADMRRVLGVLRDDSGRPAPLTPLESGQNLAKLLDGFRTAGLPLHYAHTGPGLPADPAFELTVYRIVQESLTNVLRYGRSLSRVDVQVARDGDLVTIDVLDDGRGTREGGSESVGSLGTGQGIAGMNERAGIYAGIVTAGPGKRGGWAVHAELRWNGEKGES, encoded by the coding sequence ATGACTGAAGCTCCACAGATGAAGGACGTATCGGCCACCACGGCCGATGCGTCCTTCGCTGAAATTGCCCAGCGACGCAGGGGCCGTATCCGGCGCTACTTCTTCAAGCGTCCCCGCGCCATGGATGCCGTGGTGATCCTCTGCTACGTTCTCCTGGCGCTGCCCACCATCATTCCGTCGGCCGTCGACGGTAAATGGCTCGTGGTGGTAATTCTGCTGTTGATCGCCTCGGCGTTGTTCTTCAGGCGACGGTTCCCGCTGCAGGTGGTTCTGGCAGTCGCGCTTCTTGAAATAGCGGCCACCATCCTGAACCCATGGGGCTCGAACGTTTCCGCTGGCCTGTGGTTCGCACTGTACGCGGTGGCGGCGCTCCGGAGGCGTGCGCTGACCCTGGTGGTGTTCGCCGCGGCCAGCCTCCCGTTGAGCCTTTTGTACTTGTTCATGTGGACCAGCCCCAGCCAGATGGACAATTTGCAGGACGTCCCGGAGAACTTCCACCTCATCAACAACATCGCCACCGCCGTGACCATCATGCTCTCCAACCTCCTCGCCACGGGCATCGGCATCTCGGTACGCCAGCGCAGGGAGCATGAGGCGGAGATCGCGGCCTGGGCTGCGCGGACAACGCAGCTGGGCAAGGTCACCGAACGGAACAGGATCGCCCGCGAAATGCACGACGTCGTTGCGCACTCGCTGACGGTAATGATCAGTCTCTCGGACGGTGCCGCCGTGGTGGTCAAGAAGGATCCGCAGCGGGCCGGCGACGTCCTCGGCGAACTGTCGCGCACGGGAAGGGCCGCCTTGGCAGATATGCGCCGGGTGCTCGGTGTCCTGCGCGACGATTCCGGGCGGCCAGCACCGCTGACACCCCTTGAATCCGGGCAGAACCTGGCGAAGCTCTTGGACGGTTTCCGAACTGCCGGACTGCCGCTGCACTATGCCCATACGGGACCTGGCCTCCCGGCTGACCCGGCTTTCGAACTGACGGTCTACAGGATTGTGCAGGAGTCGCTGACCAACGTTTTGAGGTATGGGCGCTCGCTCAGCCGGGTTGATGTCCAAGTGGCTCGCGACGGCGATTTGGTCACCATAGACGTGCTCGACGACGGCCGGGGAACCCGCGAAGGTGGCAGCGAGTCCGTGGGCAGCCTGGGGACAGGACAAGGCATTGCCGGAATGAATGAACGCGCCGGAATCTATGCTGGAATCGTTACTGCCGGTCCGGGAAAAAGGGGAGGCTGGGCGGTCCACGCCGAGCTCCGCTGGAACGGCGAAAAGGGGGAATCATGA
- a CDS encoding bifunctional phosphatase PAP2/diacylglycerol kinase family protein, producing the protein MRGFLGKGPKRVARFDHFLVRAVSRQPQGDHDVFFRRLSAAATKGKLWLGIAGVMAAFPGKPRRAALHGVLALGVASAVTNLIFKRLLPRARPLPTHLPLFRFVNPQPTSSSMPSGHSASAVAFAVGAGIVSPGLGLAFAPIAAGVAYSRVHTGAHWPSDVVFGSALGAGAAVLTRKWWPARPAEPTPRRTPAKAPAISDGDGLGIAVNALGGSYTPETAELLRGIFPKAHIREISEGEDVAAEIEAVATRPGIVALGVWGGDGTVGTAAAAAVEHSLPLLVLPGGTLNHFARDLGTSSIDDAIDAVTRGQAASVDLGHVVVQRGLPEAPETTELAMLNTASFGVYPNLVRRRERLQPAMGKPLAGVVASLRTFGVNSPTTLLVDGVKHKLWILYMGRGRFYPSDHAPLRRPVLDDGVFDLRMITADEPFARARLLWAVVTGTVAASKVTHLTEATTVTVEAIGQPLVLAVDGEPKPGVRKATFTVKPGELTVYSPLPEA; encoded by the coding sequence ATGCGAGGCTTCTTGGGCAAAGGCCCCAAACGGGTTGCGAGGTTTGACCATTTCCTGGTGCGGGCAGTGTCCCGGCAACCCCAGGGCGATCACGATGTCTTTTTCCGGAGACTCTCCGCTGCGGCCACCAAAGGGAAGTTGTGGCTCGGAATAGCCGGAGTCATGGCCGCCTTTCCCGGTAAACCGCGCAGGGCGGCCCTTCACGGGGTACTCGCGCTAGGTGTCGCGTCAGCGGTCACCAACCTCATCTTCAAGCGGCTGCTCCCTCGGGCCCGCCCCCTCCCGACGCACCTGCCGCTGTTCCGCTTCGTGAACCCGCAACCCACCAGTTCATCCATGCCCTCGGGTCATTCCGCGTCCGCCGTGGCATTTGCTGTGGGCGCTGGGATTGTCTCCCCCGGCCTGGGTCTGGCCTTTGCTCCGATTGCTGCGGGAGTGGCCTACTCACGCGTGCACACGGGCGCCCACTGGCCCTCCGATGTGGTGTTCGGTTCCGCACTGGGCGCCGGAGCAGCCGTCCTGACCCGTAAGTGGTGGCCTGCCAGACCTGCTGAACCGACACCTCGCCGAACGCCTGCGAAGGCGCCGGCAATATCTGATGGCGACGGGCTGGGTATAGCGGTCAATGCCCTGGGTGGGTCCTACACCCCTGAAACCGCGGAACTTTTGCGGGGCATATTCCCTAAGGCGCATATACGTGAAATTTCCGAGGGTGAAGACGTAGCGGCTGAAATCGAGGCGGTCGCAACCCGACCAGGCATCGTCGCCTTGGGCGTTTGGGGCGGCGACGGAACGGTGGGCACCGCGGCGGCTGCCGCCGTCGAACATTCACTGCCGCTCCTGGTCCTGCCAGGGGGAACCCTCAACCACTTCGCCCGCGACCTCGGTACCAGCTCCATAGACGATGCAATCGACGCCGTGACCCGAGGGCAGGCGGCTTCCGTCGATTTGGGCCATGTGGTGGTCCAGCGGGGCCTTCCCGAGGCGCCCGAGACCACCGAGTTGGCCATGCTGAATACTGCCAGCTTTGGCGTCTATCCGAATCTGGTGCGTCGCCGGGAGAGATTGCAGCCCGCTATGGGTAAGCCGTTGGCCGGCGTGGTGGCATCGCTACGCACCTTCGGAGTGAACTCCCCCACCACACTCCTGGTTGATGGGGTGAAGCACAAGCTCTGGATTCTCTACATGGGCAGGGGCAGGTTCTACCCCAGCGATCATGCACCACTACGCAGGCCGGTACTGGATGACGGTGTTTTCGATCTGCGCATGATCACTGCGGACGAGCCGTTTGCCCGTGCAAGGCTGCTCTGGGCAGTCGTGACGGGTACGGTTGCCGCCTCCAAGGTCACCCACCTGACCGAGGCCACTACCGTTACCGTGGAAGCGATTGGGCAACCCTTGGTTCTGGCGGTTGACGGGGAGCCGAAGCCTGGCGTCCGCAAAGCCACCTTCACGGTGAAGCCGGGCGAGCTTACCGTCTACTCGCCGCTGCCGGAGGCCTAA
- a CDS encoding DeoR/GlpR family DNA-binding transcription regulator, giving the protein MGTADRHRLIGELLRTREQATVEELVQATGASGATVRRDLEILAANGVLKRVHGGARSLLARGDNPGYGQRELEHHEAKVRIAKVVDQLIRDREYVWLDSGSTATEIARRLGNREITVMPMSLHGVEALTHTKDGRAPELILPGGRLIPGEQSFRGPMTEANIRSLRFDTAVVTPCALNLKDGLLAHDLDDAAVKRAGLESAARVIAASAGSKWNASAVALAAAMEAVDVIVTDQEPSPDDLARLNKLSVEVVIA; this is encoded by the coding sequence ATGGGAACTGCTGACCGCCACCGGCTCATTGGCGAGCTGTTGCGCACCCGCGAGCAAGCAACAGTGGAAGAGCTCGTCCAAGCAACAGGAGCTTCCGGCGCCACCGTCCGCCGCGACCTGGAAATCCTCGCCGCCAACGGAGTCCTGAAGCGCGTCCACGGCGGTGCACGCAGCCTGTTGGCGCGCGGAGACAACCCAGGTTACGGGCAACGCGAATTGGAACACCACGAAGCCAAGGTCCGTATTGCAAAGGTGGTGGACCAGCTGATCAGGGACCGCGAATACGTGTGGCTGGACAGCGGATCCACGGCAACGGAAATCGCGCGCCGCCTGGGTAACCGTGAAATCACGGTAATGCCCATGTCACTGCATGGCGTCGAGGCCCTCACTCACACCAAGGACGGCCGCGCGCCGGAGCTCATTCTTCCCGGCGGCCGTCTCATCCCGGGGGAACAGTCGTTCCGGGGACCCATGACCGAAGCCAACATTCGCTCACTGAGGTTCGACACCGCCGTCGTAACTCCCTGCGCACTTAACCTCAAGGACGGCCTGCTGGCCCACGATCTTGATGATGCCGCGGTGAAACGTGCCGGACTGGAATCCGCGGCGCGGGTCATCGCGGCATCCGCAGGCAGCAAGTGGAATGCCAGCGCAGTAGCTCTCGCGGCAGCCATGGAGGCTGTGGACGTCATCGTGACAGACCAAGAACCATCCCCCGACGATCTTGCCCGGCTCAACAAACTCTCCGTGGAAGTTGTGATTGCATGA
- a CDS encoding response regulator transcription factor: MTEDIINVLLVDDQPLLRMGFRLILEGEEDFHVVGEASDGIEAVRQVEALQPDVVLMDVRMPGMDGIEATRRISDSGSDARVIILTTFDLDEYAFSGLQAGASAFLLKDVAPSELVHAVRLVASGDAVVAPRVTQRLLETYVRGGVVPGHSPSPHRDPLLDELTPRETEILTTIAEGLSNAEIAHKFFLSEATVKTHVRRILSKLQLRDRVQVVVYAYETGLVVPSNPDY, translated from the coding sequence ATGACCGAAGACATCATCAACGTGCTGCTGGTGGACGATCAGCCACTGCTGCGGATGGGCTTCCGGCTCATTCTTGAGGGCGAAGAGGACTTCCACGTTGTGGGCGAGGCGTCGGATGGGATTGAGGCCGTACGCCAGGTAGAGGCCCTGCAGCCGGACGTGGTCCTGATGGACGTGCGTATGCCAGGCATGGACGGCATCGAAGCAACACGACGGATCTCGGATTCAGGCTCCGATGCGCGGGTCATCATCCTGACCACTTTCGACCTTGATGAGTACGCTTTCAGCGGCTTGCAGGCCGGTGCTTCCGCGTTCCTACTTAAGGACGTTGCGCCATCTGAGCTGGTTCACGCTGTGCGCCTGGTAGCCAGTGGCGATGCGGTGGTGGCGCCGCGAGTCACGCAACGCCTGCTGGAAACCTATGTTCGCGGCGGCGTGGTGCCCGGACATTCTCCGAGCCCGCACCGCGATCCCCTTTTGGACGAACTCACCCCGCGTGAAACCGAAATACTCACCACCATTGCCGAGGGCCTCTCCAACGCTGAGATCGCCCATAAATTCTTCCTCTCCGAGGCCACGGTGAAGACCCACGTCCGCCGGATCCTGAGCAAGCTCCAGTTGCGTGACCGGGTGCAGGTTGTTGTCTATGCCTACGAAACCGGACTCGTGGTGCCCAGTAACCCGGATTACTAA
- a CDS encoding aspartate ammonia-lyase, with protein MTHRRERDSLGSVPVPDTAYWGVHTARALDNFSISGVPVSRYPGLVVALARVKRAAARANMDLGAIDPVVAAAIDHACREIEDGKHHGQFCVDMIQGGAGTSTNMNANEVIANVALEHLGHSRGSYEYVHPIDHVNRCQSTNDVYPTAIKLALISAIRCLDHELAALAQAMRVKGEEFAHVVKMGRTQLQDAVPMTLGREFHAFAATIEEDRQRLQESADLMLECSLGATAIGTGITALPGYQARAVDALTEISGLPLVPAADLLEATSDVGVFMHVSGMLKRSAIKMSKISSDLRLLSSGPQNGFAEILLPARQAGSSIMPGKVNPVIPETLNQIAFAIAGADTTVTMAADNGQLQLNAFEPVIANALFQGFDWLTNGVRILRTHCIEGITANEAELRRRVSGSAGLATAFIPAIGYAAAAEVAHKAKDGQMAVIDAVAALGFMGREDAQLILDAVGT; from the coding sequence GTGACGCATCGACGTGAGCGGGATTCACTGGGCTCCGTCCCGGTTCCGGATACTGCCTATTGGGGCGTCCACACTGCCAGGGCACTGGATAACTTCTCCATCAGCGGGGTCCCCGTTTCCCGGTACCCGGGACTGGTGGTGGCCCTGGCCAGGGTGAAGCGTGCCGCGGCCCGGGCCAACATGGATCTTGGGGCGATCGACCCCGTGGTTGCCGCGGCCATTGATCACGCATGCCGGGAAATCGAGGACGGGAAACACCACGGGCAATTCTGCGTGGACATGATTCAAGGTGGTGCCGGAACCAGTACCAATATGAACGCCAACGAGGTGATCGCGAACGTAGCTTTGGAGCACCTGGGCCACTCAAGGGGCAGCTATGAGTACGTGCATCCCATTGACCACGTCAACAGGTGCCAGTCAACGAATGACGTCTACCCTACTGCCATCAAACTGGCCCTGATCTCCGCGATCCGTTGCCTGGATCATGAGCTGGCCGCTTTGGCTCAGGCCATGCGGGTCAAGGGGGAGGAATTCGCGCATGTGGTGAAAATGGGGCGCACCCAACTGCAGGACGCAGTACCCATGACCCTGGGCCGGGAGTTCCACGCGTTTGCCGCCACGATCGAAGAAGACCGGCAGAGGCTTCAAGAGTCGGCGGACCTCATGCTCGAATGCAGTCTGGGGGCGACAGCCATCGGTACGGGAATCACCGCCCTGCCGGGCTACCAGGCGCGGGCAGTTGACGCTCTGACAGAAATCTCAGGGTTGCCGTTGGTGCCCGCAGCGGACTTGCTCGAGGCGACTTCCGACGTCGGAGTCTTCATGCATGTCTCAGGAATGCTGAAACGGTCGGCCATCAAGATGTCCAAAATCAGCAGCGACCTGAGGCTGCTTTCCAGCGGCCCACAGAATGGCTTCGCCGAAATCCTGCTGCCAGCCCGGCAGGCCGGCTCGTCCATCATGCCGGGCAAGGTCAACCCGGTAATACCCGAGACCCTGAACCAGATAGCGTTCGCCATAGCTGGCGCGGACACCACTGTGACCATGGCAGCAGACAACGGCCAACTCCAGCTCAACGCCTTTGAACCGGTGATCGCCAACGCACTGTTCCAGGGCTTCGACTGGCTCACCAATGGCGTGCGGATCCTCCGGACGCACTGCATCGAAGGGATTACGGCCAACGAGGCAGAGCTCAGGCGACGGGTGTCCGGGTCGGCTGGACTTGCCACCGCGTTTATTCCGGCGATTGGTTACGCGGCGGCAGCTGAAGTCGCGCATAAGGCCAAGGACGGGCAGATGGCCGTGATCGATGCGGTGGCGGCCCTGGGCTTCATGGGAAGGGAAGACGCGCAGTTGATTCTGGACGCCGTCGGCACCTGA
- a CDS encoding ABC transporter permease gives MSTTTVDRKSIRNSVGPGPAFHRVLNSEFIKFRTLMSTLILLASTALVMVGFAALSAWGTGQFAEQVANDPEAAAAMAAQGGDLAVSIPTSGISFAQLILGSLGVLLMSSEFTTGMARSTFAAVPKRLSPFLAKLIVVMVSSFLLTAVSIYIAGLVSLPIVDNYDLKLDLGSSQSVKLLVVNSIYVAAVAAIGMALGTIVRNSAGGIMSLVGLLFVAPIAFQLIPGDFFKEANKYLPTSTISPLTAVEHVPETLEAWQAGLVLGAWVIVPVALAMILLKKRDV, from the coding sequence ATGAGCACCACCACTGTGGACCGCAAGTCCATCCGCAACTCCGTCGGTCCCGGACCGGCATTCCACCGCGTACTCAACTCCGAGTTCATTAAGTTCCGCACGCTGATGTCCACGCTGATCCTCCTGGCTTCCACTGCCTTGGTGATGGTGGGTTTCGCCGCCCTCTCAGCATGGGGAACAGGACAGTTTGCAGAGCAGGTGGCCAACGACCCTGAGGCCGCTGCCGCCATGGCAGCGCAGGGTGGGGACCTCGCGGTGAGCATACCCACCTCGGGAATCTCGTTTGCCCAGCTCATCCTCGGGTCCTTGGGCGTCCTGCTCATGAGCTCCGAGTTCACCACCGGAATGGCACGCTCCACCTTTGCCGCCGTTCCCAAAAGGCTTTCGCCCTTCCTGGCAAAGCTGATTGTGGTTATGGTCAGCTCCTTCCTCCTGACCGCCGTGTCCATCTACATCGCCGGGCTGGTGTCGCTCCCTATCGTGGATAACTACGACCTCAAGCTGGATCTGGGCAGCTCACAGTCGGTCAAGCTCCTGGTGGTCAACAGCATCTACGTGGCAGCTGTAGCGGCCATTGGCATGGCCCTTGGAACGATCGTGCGGAACTCTGCCGGCGGCATCATGAGCCTGGTTGGGCTGCTGTTTGTGGCACCCATCGCTTTCCAGCTCATCCCCGGTGATTTCTTCAAGGAAGCCAACAAGTACCTGCCCACCAGCACCATTAGTCCGTTGACCGCCGTCGAGCATGTTCCGGAAACGCTGGAAGCCTGGCAGGCAGGCTTGGTCCTGGGAGCTTGGGTAATTGTCCCGGTTGCGCTGGCCATGATTTTGCTCAAGAAGCGGGACGTCTAG
- a CDS encoding ATP-binding cassette domain-containing protein → MIEAKGLTKVYGEKTAVGGVSFTVQAGRVTGFLGPNGAGKSTTMRMIMGLDAPTSGSVTVNGEPFAQHKAPLREIGALLDAKAVHTSRTAYNHLLAMAATHSIPKSRVREVIEMTGLGDVAKKKVKGFSLGMGQRLGIAAALLGDPQTIILDEPVNGLDPEGVVWVRNLVKYLASEGRTVFLSSHLMSEMALTADHLIVIGRGRIIADAPIAEIITGKGHARTRVRTDQPERLMQLLAGTGVSVEVHERELLEVSGLDPRGIARTALDNQVMVYELTPLQASLEEAYMELTKDEVEYHSHITTGASVPAQAGGK, encoded by the coding sequence ATGATCGAAGCAAAAGGCCTGACCAAGGTCTACGGCGAGAAGACCGCCGTGGGCGGCGTCAGTTTCACTGTCCAGGCCGGACGGGTGACGGGCTTCCTGGGTCCGAACGGTGCCGGCAAGTCAACCACCATGCGCATGATCATGGGGCTGGACGCTCCTACATCGGGCTCTGTAACCGTCAACGGTGAGCCCTTCGCGCAACACAAGGCGCCGCTGCGGGAGATCGGTGCCCTGTTGGACGCCAAGGCTGTTCACACGAGCCGCACCGCATACAACCACCTGCTTGCCATGGCAGCAACGCACAGCATCCCCAAGAGCCGTGTCCGGGAAGTCATCGAGATGACCGGACTGGGAGACGTCGCCAAGAAGAAGGTCAAGGGATTCTCACTCGGAATGGGTCAGCGCCTTGGCATCGCCGCAGCGCTGCTGGGTGACCCGCAGACCATCATCCTCGATGAGCCGGTGAACGGTCTTGATCCTGAAGGCGTGGTGTGGGTTCGCAACCTCGTCAAGTACCTGGCTTCTGAAGGCCGCACGGTGTTCTTGTCCAGCCACCTCATGAGCGAAATGGCGCTGACTGCAGACCACCTGATCGTGATCGGCCGCGGCAGGATCATCGCCGACGCACCCATCGCCGAAATTATCACCGGCAAGGGCCATGCACGGACCCGCGTCCGCACGGACCAGCCTGAACGCCTCATGCAGCTCCTGGCCGGCACCGGCGTATCCGTGGAGGTCCACGAACGCGAACTGCTGGAAGTTTCAGGGCTTGATCCCCGCGGCATCGCCCGTACGGCTTTGGACAACCAAGTGATGGTCTACGAGCTGACACCGCTCCAGGCAAGCCTGGAAGAGGCTTACATGGAACTGACCAAGGATGAGGTCGAATACCACTCGCACATCACCACCGGGGCCTCGGTTCCCGCCCAGGCCGGAGGGAAATAG
- a CDS encoding Lrp/AsnC family transcriptional regulator, which produces MERAGLDAIDQRILSELTKNARIPHAELAGKVLLSRNAVRQRIERMERQGYIQGYTVVAGLDTQDLVSAFLMVYRKDRMRGADVLSELRAIPEVVLCDVLSGDFDLIVRVEARSHGRIREIWEQISALPGVSDTVTAVTLSNVIRRA; this is translated from the coding sequence ATGGAGCGAGCGGGCCTCGACGCCATAGACCAAAGGATCCTGTCAGAGCTGACCAAAAACGCCCGCATTCCGCATGCCGAACTGGCGGGCAAGGTACTGCTCTCCCGCAACGCGGTGCGCCAGCGGATCGAGCGCATGGAGCGGCAGGGCTACATCCAGGGGTACACCGTGGTGGCGGGCCTTGATACCCAGGATCTGGTGTCCGCCTTCCTCATGGTTTACAGGAAGGACCGGATGCGGGGCGCAGACGTCCTGAGTGAACTCCGCGCCATCCCCGAGGTGGTCCTGTGCGATGTGCTCAGCGGGGATTTCGATCTCATTGTCCGGGTCGAAGCACGTTCGCATGGGCGGATCCGGGAGATTTGGGAGCAGATTTCAGCCCTTCCCGGGGTCTCGGACACGGTGACGGCAGTGACGCTGTCCAACGTGATCCGCAGGGCGTAA
- a CDS encoding MFS transporter, with protein MTTNTRSTTNVNAAAVATFLIFGMNGLVFASWAARIPAVTEALSLTSGQMGTLLLCTAVGSLLALPSAGWVVGRIGTANTVRVAGIVAGAAGAAIAFSLMTASVPGTAVALFFFGIGIGLWDVAQNIEGADVEHRLKRTIMPQFHAAFSGGAFLGALIGAGLSQLGVGLPEHLLVIAAIAIALALTVPKYFLPHEVEEIHDGGAVAEKGPTAWRDGRTLLIGVVVLGATLTEGAGNDWIAKAAVDGLGASESTGALLFALFVLAMTVMRFFGGKAIDKFGRVNVLRASMAAAAAGLALFVFAGNVVLAGVGAALWGVGAALAFPMGMSAAADDPKHAAARVSVVSTIGYVAFLAGPPLLGYLGDHTGIHMALLAIGAPILLALLLAGVAKPLPTK; from the coding sequence ATGACCACCAACACCAGAAGCACCACCAACGTCAACGCCGCGGCCGTGGCGACGTTCCTGATCTTCGGCATGAACGGATTGGTCTTCGCCAGCTGGGCTGCGCGCATCCCTGCTGTGACGGAGGCGCTCAGCCTGACGTCCGGCCAGATGGGCACGCTATTGCTCTGCACCGCTGTGGGTTCTCTACTGGCGCTGCCATCGGCCGGATGGGTAGTGGGCAGGATCGGTACAGCCAACACGGTCCGGGTGGCCGGCATCGTGGCTGGCGCCGCAGGTGCAGCCATTGCCTTCTCACTGATGACCGCTTCCGTTCCGGGTACGGCGGTAGCCCTGTTCTTCTTCGGCATTGGCATCGGGCTATGGGACGTGGCTCAGAACATCGAAGGCGCTGACGTCGAGCACCGGCTCAAGCGCACCATCATGCCCCAATTCCACGCTGCCTTCAGTGGTGGGGCGTTCCTGGGCGCCCTGATCGGTGCCGGACTCTCCCAACTGGGTGTGGGCTTGCCGGAGCACTTGTTGGTTATCGCGGCGATCGCCATCGCCTTGGCGCTGACAGTTCCCAAGTACTTCCTGCCGCACGAGGTGGAAGAAATTCACGACGGCGGCGCGGTGGCTGAGAAGGGTCCCACAGCTTGGCGGGATGGCAGGACGCTGCTCATCGGTGTGGTGGTCCTCGGTGCCACGCTCACCGAAGGTGCGGGCAATGACTGGATCGCGAAGGCTGCGGTGGACGGCCTCGGAGCCTCGGAGTCCACCGGTGCGTTGCTCTTTGCGCTCTTTGTCCTGGCTATGACCGTCATGCGGTTCTTCGGCGGCAAGGCGATCGACAAGTTTGGACGAGTGAACGTCCTCCGGGCCAGCATGGCAGCAGCCGCCGCAGGGCTCGCACTGTTTGTCTTCGCAGGCAATGTGGTCCTGGCCGGCGTTGGTGCGGCACTGTGGGGCGTTGGAGCGGCCTTGGCCTTCCCCATGGGGATGTCGGCCGCAGCGGACGACCCCAAGCATGCAGCCGCCCGGGTATCCGTGGTTTCCACCATAGGCTACGTAGCCTTCCTGGCTGGTCCGCCACTGCTGGGCTACCTCGGCGACCACACCGGAATCCATATGGCTTTGCTTGCCATCGGTGCGCCTATTTTGCTTGCTCTGCTTCTTGCCGGCGTTGCGAAGCCTTTGCCGACCAAATAG